The following are from one region of the Stanieria cyanosphaera PCC 7437 genome:
- a CDS encoding manganese efflux pump MntP produces the protein MELANISLIGIGLAADACAVSLSSGLVIRHIKINKALKIALAFGIFQGIMPLIGWITGLTFREFIIQIDHWIAFVLLVAIGGKMIYETFQEEKENKFNPLDNYTLLGLAIATSIDALAVGLSLSVLKTSILSSAGVIAIITFSLSFISVYLGHKWGNLCKFKLEFVGGVILIFIGLKILMSHLVA, from the coding sequence ATGGAATTAGCTAATATTTCTTTAATTGGTATCGGTTTAGCTGCTGATGCTTGTGCTGTTTCCTTAAGTAGTGGTTTAGTTATTAGACATATTAAAATTAATAAAGCCTTAAAAATTGCCCTGGCTTTTGGTATTTTTCAAGGCATAATGCCCTTAATTGGTTGGATTACTGGCTTAACCTTTCGGGAATTTATTATTCAAATAGATCATTGGATTGCCTTTGTTTTATTAGTCGCGATCGGTGGCAAAATGATTTATGAAACCTTTCAAGAAGAAAAAGAAAATAAATTTAATCCTTTAGATAATTATACTTTATTAGGACTTGCGATCGCGACTAGTATTGATGCCTTAGCAGTTGGTTTGAGTTTATCGGTCTTAAAAACTTCTATTTTATCCTCAGCAGGAGTTATTGCTATTATTACTTTTTCTTTATCTTTTATAAGTGTTTATTTGGGTCATAAATGGGGCAATTTATGCAAGTTTAAATTAGAATTTGTCGGAGGAGTTATTTTAATTTTTATTGGTCTTAAAATTTTAATGAGTCATTTAGTAGCGTAG
- a CDS encoding histidine triad nucleotide-binding protein yields MSDTIFGKIIRREIPATIVYEDDLALAFKDVQPQAPTHILVIPKKPIPRLSDSTEADQSLLGHLLLTVKKVAEQAGLKNGYRIVINNGDDGGQSVDHLHFHILGDRQMQWPPG; encoded by the coding sequence ATGAGCGATACCATTTTTGGTAAAATTATCCGTCGGGAAATACCAGCAACTATTGTTTACGAAGATGATTTGGCTTTAGCTTTTAAAGATGTTCAGCCTCAAGCACCTACTCATATTCTTGTAATTCCTAAAAAACCAATTCCTCGTTTATCAGATTCAACTGAAGCCGATCAAAGTTTACTGGGTCATTTGTTATTAACTGTGAAAAAAGTTGCTGAACAAGCAGGATTAAAAAATGGCTATCGGATAGTAATTAATAATGGTGATGATGGCGGTCAATCGGTCGATCATTTACACTTTCATATTTTAGGCGATCGCCAGATGCAATGGCCACCAGGATAA
- a CDS encoding retropepsin-like aspartic protease family protein, giving the protein MKKLLNLLLISVMFNPIGLIATAQSDSECLLLDANGKPMDLGYLCGGQVTPKTNHSNLSNSSSNSGVFTVKIKRREFGIPVIDVQFNNQHTFEMLVDTGASLTILTEKMAQTLQIQPQGTMLLYTANNSITVPTSTVSSIAAAGIRSKNIGVAIAPSLDIGLLGQNFFGHYDITIKQDAIEFKTR; this is encoded by the coding sequence ATGAAAAAACTTTTAAATTTATTATTAATATCTGTGATGTTTAATCCTATTGGTTTAATTGCTACAGCACAATCTGACTCAGAATGTCTTCTGTTAGATGCTAATGGGAAACCGATGGATCTTGGTTATCTTTGTGGCGGTCAAGTTACCCCTAAAACTAACCATTCCAATCTTTCAAATTCTTCTTCCAATTCAGGTGTTTTTACTGTCAAAATTAAAAGAAGAGAATTCGGCATTCCTGTAATTGATGTTCAATTTAATAATCAACACACTTTTGAAATGTTAGTAGATACAGGAGCAAGTTTAACCATACTTACTGAAAAAATGGCACAAACACTTCAAATTCAGCCACAAGGTACTATGTTACTCTATACCGCCAACAATTCTATTACCGTTCCTACCAGTACAGTTTCCTCTATTGCTGCTGCGGGAATTAGAAGTAAAAATATAGGAGTTGCGATCGCACCTTCTTTAGATATTGGTTTGTTAGGACAAAACTTCTTTGGTCACTACGATATCACAATTAAACAAGATGCGATCGAATTTAAAACGAGATAA
- a CDS encoding iron uptake porin has product MYRLLRGFLLVSPALVGLAIAAIPSNAETLIAQTDNSQLLNQVENYSQEGKKNQINQVTNVNQLRDVSPTDWAYEALRSLVDRYGCIVGYPNQTYRGSQALSRYEFAAGLNSCLNQIERLIASSESVLREDLDTINRLTQEFEAELATLGGRVDDLESRTAFLEDHQFSTTTKLQGEAVFSLAQEFNYDNQAVFQNRVRLAFVSSFTGKDSLYTRLDAGNSSTFNGETEPLDQGTLTYNFDNDNNVEIGWLAYYFPIGDKIQVYLPAAYPLWQDFVPTVSPYLDSFTGATGSLSSFGESSPIYKIGLGAGGGIGFNFTPFEQLTVSAGYFGGNAPDPSEGNGLFNGEYSALGQVTFSPFEKLQLAATYVRGYFTPEDNTIFDLGVGTPNAKNPLAGALNTNSFGLEGSFQLSDKIAFNAFGMYTDASQTGDGDEAEIWSYGAGLAFPDLIKEGSLGGVIVGAEPYNGETDDIPLHVEGFYKYQLNDNISVTPGVIWLNAPGGDKDADDAIIGVLRTTFTF; this is encoded by the coding sequence ATGTATAGATTACTACGTGGTTTTTTATTGGTTAGTCCAGCACTAGTTGGTTTAGCTATTGCAGCAATTCCTAGCAACGCTGAAACTTTAATAGCTCAGACTGATAATAGTCAGTTACTCAATCAAGTAGAAAACTACAGCCAAGAAGGCAAAAAAAATCAGATTAATCAAGTTACAAATGTTAATCAACTCAGAGACGTTTCACCTACGGATTGGGCTTATGAAGCACTTCGTTCGTTGGTAGATCGTTATGGTTGTATTGTCGGTTATCCTAATCAGACCTATCGTGGAAGCCAAGCTTTATCGCGTTATGAATTTGCTGCGGGCTTAAATTCTTGTCTTAATCAAATCGAACGTTTGATTGCTTCTTCTGAATCAGTTTTACGTGAAGACTTAGACACTATTAATCGACTGACTCAAGAGTTTGAAGCAGAACTCGCTACCCTAGGAGGCAGAGTTGATGATTTAGAAAGTCGTACTGCTTTCTTAGAAGACCATCAATTCTCTACAACTACTAAACTACAAGGGGAGGCAGTTTTTAGTCTTGCTCAAGAGTTTAACTACGATAACCAAGCTGTTTTCCAAAACCGAGTTCGGTTAGCCTTTGTTTCTAGTTTTACTGGTAAAGATTCTTTATACACTCGTTTAGATGCAGGTAATTCTAGTACCTTTAATGGAGAAACAGAACCTTTAGACCAAGGTACTCTGACTTACAATTTTGACAATGATAATAATGTTGAAATTGGTTGGTTAGCTTACTATTTCCCCATCGGCGACAAAATTCAAGTTTATTTACCCGCAGCTTATCCTTTGTGGCAAGATTTTGTTCCCACTGTTAGTCCTTATTTAGATTCTTTTACTGGTGCTACAGGTTCTCTATCTAGCTTTGGTGAATCTAGTCCGATTTATAAAATTGGTCTTGGTGCTGGTGGTGGTATCGGATTTAACTTTACTCCCTTCGAGCAATTAACTGTTAGTGCTGGTTATTTTGGTGGTAATGCTCCCGATCCTAGCGAAGGTAATGGTTTGTTCAATGGTGAATATTCTGCTTTAGGACAAGTAACTTTTAGTCCTTTTGAGAAACTCCAGTTGGCTGCAACATACGTTCGTGGTTACTTTACCCCCGAGGATAACACTATCTTCGATCTTGGTGTGGGTACACCTAATGCCAAAAATCCTTTAGCTGGAGCATTAAATACTAACTCTTTTGGTTTGGAAGGCTCGTTTCAACTTTCCGACAAAATTGCCTTCAACGCTTTTGGTATGTACACCGATGCCAGTCAAACAGGTGATGGAGATGAAGCTGAAATTTGGTCTTATGGTGCTGGTTTAGCTTTCCCAGACTTGATTAAAGAAGGTAGTTTAGGTGGTGTTATTGTTGGTGCAGAACCTTATAACGGAGAAACAGATGATATACCTCTCCACGTCGAAGGTTTCTACAAGTACCAATTAAACGATAATATTTCTGTTACTCCTGGGGTAATTTGGTTGAATGCTCCTGGAGGAGACAAAGATGCTGATGATGCCATTATTGGTGTCTTAAGAACCACCTTTACTTTCTAA
- a CDS encoding leucyl aminopeptidase, which yields MQILATDRSLLDWTGDTLAIGIFEGQTELTGELAQLNEQLAGTIQELIAVEEFEGKSGTTAVTRLMGNSSLRKLILVGLGKSDKFKLENYQNTAATVVRLAKKDHSLAISFPIQGSPDAVAQTMTEGILLALHQDNRFKSEPEEKEIKLETIDLLGLNGQDAAIKRAEIVASGVILARELVNAPANEVTPLTMAATAEAIASEYGLSLEILEQEDCEQFEQGMGAFLGVAKASDIPPKFIHLTYKPTETPKRKVAIVGKSLTFDSGGLNLKVSGSGIETMKMDMGGGAATLGAAKAIAQLKPNVEVHFICAATENMISGRAMHPGDILKAANGKTIEVNNTDAEGRLTLADALIYAEKLGLDAIVDLATLTGACIIALGDQIAGLWSTDDDLANQIKTAAELAGEKFWQMPLEEPYFDGMKSAIADMKNTGPRAGGSITAALFLKQFIKDTPWVHLDIAGPVWTDKPNGVNNVGATGFPVRTLVNWILNS from the coding sequence ATGCAAATTCTAGCTACAGATCGGTCATTATTAGATTGGACAGGTGATACACTCGCTATCGGTATTTTTGAAGGACAAACAGAATTAACTGGCGAGCTAGCACAACTGAATGAACAATTAGCAGGTACAATTCAAGAATTAATTGCCGTAGAAGAATTTGAAGGTAAAAGCGGGACTACAGCAGTAACTCGTTTAATGGGCAATAGTTCCCTCCGCAAACTGATCTTGGTAGGTTTGGGTAAGTCAGATAAATTTAAACTAGAAAATTATCAGAATACTGCTGCTACAGTCGTTCGATTAGCGAAAAAAGACCACAGTCTTGCTATAAGTTTTCCTATTCAAGGCTCGCCAGATGCAGTTGCTCAAACAATGACTGAAGGAATTTTACTAGCTCTTCATCAAGATAATCGTTTTAAGTCTGAACCAGAAGAAAAAGAAATCAAATTAGAAACTATTGATTTACTCGGTTTAAATGGTCAGGATGCAGCAATTAAACGGGCTGAAATTGTGGCTTCTGGGGTGATTTTGGCACGAGAGTTAGTTAATGCTCCTGCTAACGAGGTTACTCCTCTGACAATGGCAGCTACCGCAGAAGCGATCGCGTCTGAGTATGGTTTGAGTCTGGAAATTCTTGAACAGGAAGATTGTGAGCAGTTTGAACAAGGAATGGGAGCGTTTTTAGGTGTTGCCAAAGCTTCTGACATCCCACCTAAGTTTATTCATCTTACCTACAAACCAACAGAAACACCAAAGCGTAAAGTAGCTATTGTGGGCAAGAGTTTGACTTTTGATTCTGGCGGACTCAATCTCAAAGTTTCGGGCAGTGGCATTGAAACCATGAAAATGGATATGGGTGGTGGTGCAGCTACGCTTGGTGCAGCTAAAGCGATCGCTCAACTCAAACCCAATGTAGAAGTTCATTTTATTTGTGCAGCTACAGAAAACATGATTAGTGGTCGTGCAATGCATCCTGGTGATATCCTCAAAGCTGCTAATGGCAAAACCATTGAGGTTAACAATACTGATGCTGAAGGAAGATTAACATTGGCTGATGCGCTAATCTATGCGGAAAAATTAGGCTTAGACGCGATCGTAGATTTAGCAACTTTAACAGGAGCTTGTATCATTGCCCTAGGAGATCAGATTGCTGGTTTATGGAGTACGGATGACGACTTAGCTAATCAAATCAAAACCGCAGCAGAATTAGCAGGAGAAAAGTTTTGGCAAATGCCACTAGAAGAGCCTTATTTTGATGGCATGAAATCTGCTATTGCCGATATGAAAAATACCGGACCTCGGGCAGGAGGATCAATTACGGCTGCTTTATTTTTGAAACAGTTTATCAAAGATACTCCTTGGGTACATTTAGATATTGCTGGTCCAGTTTGGACAGATAAACCCAATGGTGTAAATAATGTGGGGGCGACAGGTTTTCCTGTACGGACTTTGGTGAACTGGATTCTGAATTCTTAA
- the mreB gene encoding rod shape-determining protein — translation MGFFKRLTLSRDIGIDLGTANTLIYISGKGIVLEEPSVVAIDSKTEEPRAVGREAKCLLGKAPENIQAIRPLKNGVIADFDATEIMLKEFIRQVYEGNPLVHPRMVIGIPSGVTKVERRAVMEAAAQAGAREVDLIEEPLAAAIGAGLPVTEPIGNLIVDIGGGTTEVAVISSQGKVVSESIRIAGDELTWSIANYLKHTYKLAIGENTAENLKIKLASVHPIGKVEQDQSTVEVRGLHLVSGLPRTVTLKVVEIREAILDPVKKIVEAVKITLEQTPPDLAADIIDRGIMLAGGGANLKGLDALISHETGIVTHIAPEPLKCVALGTGRVLEDKTLDKVLSDRSQLI, via the coding sequence GTGGGGTTTTTTAAACGTTTAACCCTGTCAAGGGATATAGGAATTGATCTAGGTACTGCCAACACGCTTATATACATATCAGGCAAAGGAATTGTTTTGGAAGAGCCTTCAGTGGTGGCAATTGATAGCAAAACAGAAGAACCAAGAGCGGTAGGCAGAGAAGCTAAATGTTTATTGGGGAAAGCTCCAGAAAACATCCAAGCAATTCGTCCTCTGAAAAATGGTGTGATTGCCGATTTTGATGCTACGGAAATAATGCTCAAGGAATTTATTCGTCAAGTCTACGAAGGTAATCCTTTGGTTCATCCTCGAATGGTAATTGGTATTCCTAGTGGGGTGACTAAAGTAGAGCGCAGAGCAGTGATGGAAGCTGCTGCCCAAGCAGGAGCAAGAGAGGTAGATTTAATAGAAGAACCCCTTGCAGCAGCCATTGGTGCAGGATTACCCGTTACCGAACCGATTGGCAATCTGATTGTTGATATTGGTGGTGGAACGACAGAAGTAGCGGTAATTAGTTCTCAAGGTAAGGTTGTCAGTGAATCGATTCGGATTGCTGGTGATGAATTAACTTGGTCAATTGCTAACTATTTGAAACATACTTATAAACTTGCCATTGGAGAAAATACGGCTGAAAACCTTAAAATTAAATTAGCTTCGGTTCATCCCATCGGTAAAGTAGAACAAGACCAATCAACTGTCGAAGTAAGAGGTCTTCATCTTGTTTCTGGATTACCTAGAACGGTTACCCTTAAAGTAGTAGAGATTCGGGAAGCTATCTTAGATCCAGTTAAAAAAATTGTCGAAGCAGTTAAAATTACTCTCGAACAAACTCCTCCCGATTTGGCAGCAGATATTATTGATCGAGGAATTATGTTGGCAGGAGGTGGGGCTAATTTGAAGGGATTAGATGCTTTGATTAGTCATGAAACTGGAATTGTAACTCATATAGCTCCTGAACCATTAAAATGTGTGGCGTTGGGTACTGGTCGAGTTCTAGAAGATAAAACTCTTGACAAGGTTTTGAGCGATCGCTCTCAATTAATTTGA
- the mreC gene encoding rod shape-determining protein MreC: MHRWWDRYGFQATVTVAVISIAWLLRQSQTAVLTEAYYFLVSPFQSKQQLILEDRLSNARILELEQQVIELEQENRQFKQLINSDTTKKSSQIIAPIIGRSIQGWWNQVTLGKGSKDGIQPGFIVSGIGGVVGRVIQVTPHTSRVALISDPDSRIGAIVSRNRQLGFIQGKDSQTLVMRFFTKVTDLKPGDAIATSNLSNLYPPGLPIGKVKSVNFDTSSVPEAEVELTAPIDVLEWVVVDPFKPKINLSP; this comes from the coding sequence ATGCATCGTTGGTGGGATCGATACGGTTTTCAAGCAACTGTTACGGTTGCAGTTATTAGCATTGCTTGGTTACTTAGACAAAGCCAAACCGCAGTCTTAACTGAAGCTTATTATTTTTTGGTAAGTCCTTTTCAGTCAAAACAGCAGTTGATTTTGGAAGATAGATTAAGTAATGCTCGTATTTTGGAATTAGAACAGCAAGTTATTGAACTAGAACAGGAAAATCGACAATTTAAACAGTTAATTAATTCTGATACTACCAAAAAATCCTCTCAAATAATCGCCCCAATTATTGGACGAAGTATCCAAGGTTGGTGGAATCAAGTTACTTTGGGTAAAGGTAGTAAGGATGGTATTCAACCAGGATTTATCGTTTCAGGAATTGGTGGAGTAGTAGGTAGAGTTATTCAAGTTACTCCTCATACTAGTAGAGTTGCTTTGATTAGCGATCCTGATAGTCGGATCGGGGCAATAGTAAGTCGTAATCGTCAGTTGGGATTTATTCAGGGTAAAGATTCTCAAACCTTGGTGATGCGTTTTTTTACTAAAGTTACCGATCTTAAACCTGGAGATGCGATCGCAACTTCTAATTTAAGTAATCTCTATCCACCCGGTTTACCAATTGGCAAAGTCAAATCGGTTAACTTTGATACTAGTTCAGTTCCCGAAGCAGAAGTTGAATTAACTGCCCCCATTGATGTTTTGGAATGGGTTGTAGTTGATCCTTTTAAACCAAAAATAAACCTGAGTCCGTAA
- the mreD gene encoding rod shape-determining protein MreD gives MFNLTKTPNGFLQLLNGLIICTSVWLCSILVLLHLPGMKLLGMSPNWFLIWLVAWSVKRKVWQAAIAGLALGLIYDGMTTSEPSHILSFILVSVLTTKLNKQRYIGEDFISVALIVFFMAIMTETLLAIQSIWQSTLSLGVIWQNYWRIAIVSAVLSSLWAPALYFPLERWWEYVRQQERL, from the coding sequence ATGTTCAATCTCACTAAAACTCCTAACGGTTTCTTACAATTATTAAATGGATTGATTATTTGCACTTCTGTTTGGCTCTGCTCAATCTTAGTTTTACTTCATTTACCAGGGATGAAGTTACTAGGAATGAGTCCCAATTGGTTTTTAATTTGGCTGGTTGCCTGGAGTGTCAAGCGGAAAGTTTGGCAAGCTGCGATCGCAGGATTAGCCTTGGGTTTAATTTATGATGGCATGACTACTTCTGAGCCTTCTCACATCTTAAGTTTTATTTTAGTAAGTGTTTTAACTACTAAACTCAATAAACAGCGATATATCGGCGAAGATTTTATTTCTGTAGCTTTAATTGTCTTTTTTATGGCAATTATGACGGAAACTCTCTTAGCAATTCAATCGATTTGGCAATCGACTCTTTCTTTGGGTGTAATTTGGCAAAATTATTGGCGTATTGCGATTGTTTCAGCAGTTTTGAGCAGTCTGTGGGCTCCTGCTCTTTATTTTCCTCTAGAAAGATGGTGGGAATATGTTCGTCAGCAAGAAAGACTCTAA
- a CDS encoding phytoene desaturase family protein, with translation MTASDLETTDVVIIGSGIGGLSCAALLARYGFQVVVCESHAIAGGAAHAFERNGFKFDSGPSLYSGMSYSPSNNPLRQVFDAVEADLKWINYDTWGCQLPEGNFNTTVGADHFCEVLAKLRGNQAVQQWRELQRVMQPLAEAVNALPTLAIRNDWAATITVGRYLPSLIRHTPNLLQLTQPFSKIMDEVVSDSFIRNWLDLLCFLLSGLPATGTSGAEMAFMFAEWYKPGVVLDYPVGGSGAMVEALVNAFTKHGGKLLLNAHVKEIVVKNNRAVGVRLRGGQEIRATKAVVSNASVWDSLKLLPSSALPDSFIQERQATPECDSFLHLHLGIDATGLAEDLQCHYIVVNDWNKGINAPQNVVVVSIPSVLDPSLAPPGKHVIHVYTPGNEPYSLWQGLDRRSEAYAQLKQKRAEIMWQALARIIPDIRSRCEVTLVGTPLTHERFLRRHRGTYGPAIAANQGLFPGSTTPLAGFLCCGDSTFPGIGLPPVAASGAIAANTIAPLHQHLEMLSQIGL, from the coding sequence ATGACAGCCTCTGATCTAGAAACAACAGATGTAGTAATAATTGGTAGCGGAATTGGTGGTTTATCTTGTGCTGCATTACTAGCACGTTATGGTTTTCAAGTAGTAGTTTGTGAAAGTCATGCGATCGCTGGAGGTGCAGCCCATGCTTTTGAACGAAATGGTTTCAAGTTTGATTCGGGCCCCTCTCTTTATTCGGGAATGTCTTACAGCCCTTCTAACAATCCTTTACGTCAAGTTTTCGATGCTGTTGAAGCAGATTTGAAATGGATTAATTATGATACTTGGGGTTGTCAGTTACCAGAAGGCAATTTCAACACAACTGTCGGGGCGGATCACTTTTGTGAGGTTTTAGCCAAGCTGCGAGGAAATCAGGCTGTACAACAATGGCGAGAATTACAGCGCGTCATGCAACCTTTGGCAGAAGCGGTTAATGCTCTTCCTACTTTAGCAATTAGAAATGATTGGGCTGCAACCATTACAGTAGGGCGATACTTACCTTCTTTAATTCGGCATACTCCTAATCTTCTACAACTAACACAACCTTTTAGCAAGATTATGGATGAAGTTGTCAGCGATTCCTTTATCCGTAATTGGCTAGATTTATTATGTTTTCTCCTCTCAGGGTTACCTGCCACTGGTACAAGTGGGGCAGAAATGGCTTTTATGTTTGCTGAATGGTACAAACCTGGGGTGGTACTAGATTATCCTGTAGGTGGTAGCGGTGCGATGGTAGAGGCATTAGTAAACGCATTTACTAAACATGGTGGCAAGTTGTTACTCAATGCCCACGTTAAAGAGATTGTAGTTAAAAACAATCGTGCGGTAGGAGTCCGCTTACGAGGAGGACAAGAAATTAGAGCGACTAAAGCCGTTGTTTCCAATGCTTCGGTTTGGGACAGTTTAAAGTTATTACCATCATCGGCATTACCAGACAGTTTTATTCAAGAAAGACAAGCAACTCCTGAATGTGATAGTTTTCTTCATCTACATTTAGGTATCGACGCAACAGGATTAGCTGAAGACTTGCAATGTCATTATATTGTGGTTAACGACTGGAACAAAGGTATTAACGCACCACAAAATGTTGTCGTAGTTTCTATCCCCTCAGTTTTAGATCCTTCTCTAGCACCTCCAGGTAAACACGTGATTCACGTCTATACCCCTGGCAATGAACCATATTCTCTTTGGCAAGGATTAGATCGTCGTAGTGAAGCTTATGCCCAATTAAAACAAAAACGAGCAGAAATAATGTGGCAAGCATTGGCTAGAATTATCCCCGATATTCGCTCTCGTTGTGAAGTAACTTTGGTAGGTACACCCTTAACCCACGAACGTTTTTTACGTCGTCATCGTGGCACTTATGGCCCTGCTATTGCAGCCAATCAAGGTTTATTTCCAGGTTCAACTACTCCTTTAGCAGGATTTTTGTGTTGTGGAGATTCAACCTTTCCAGGGATTGGTTTACCACCCGTAGCAGCCAGTGGCGCGATCGCAGCTAATACCATTGCACCTTTACATCAACATTTAGAAATGTTGTCTCAAATCGGCTTGTAA
- a CDS encoding YheT family hydrolase, translating into MFNSQRQNQKQFSTTKLSNYLPPRSLQNGLLMTLYVAFRANKIWQKNIIETEPFYQEKIFLGAQEVPIYGLVAIPKQAKGTIIGTYGITGDLDNQWFLRILGRKAYARGYAVVLFDWRGHGKTASLSPTLTSDGLYEGEDFVKIAGAAKEMGCPAPFWFTGYSLGGQLALWGIKSALNHPDLAGGAVICPSLDSNRSLTYLEQHPVGKYVEQKIAQSLKQLALKLHSYHPNDFDLAAINRANSIRCFDHELVINRLGFSSTEEYYEACNALYLLPQLTKPTLILYAEDDPLFNPAIIPDLKQACDHNRAIDLILTKYGGHVGYISNQTCQQNYGDRDCWWAWNRVLDWCDQTDFN; encoded by the coding sequence ATGTTTAATTCTCAACGTCAAAATCAAAAACAATTTAGCACAACAAAGCTGTCTAATTATCTTCCTCCTCGCTCGCTTCAAAATGGTTTATTAATGACGTTATATGTTGCTTTTAGAGCTAATAAAATTTGGCAAAAAAATATTATAGAAACAGAACCTTTTTATCAAGAAAAGATTTTTTTAGGCGCGCAAGAAGTTCCTATTTATGGATTAGTTGCTATTCCAAAGCAGGCTAAAGGTACAATTATTGGGACTTATGGAATTACTGGCGATTTAGATAATCAATGGTTTTTGAGAATTTTAGGTAGAAAAGCCTACGCTAGAGGTTATGCAGTCGTACTATTTGACTGGCGCGGACATGGAAAAACGGCTTCATTATCTCCCACTCTTACTTCCGATGGTTTGTATGAAGGAGAAGATTTTGTCAAAATTGCGGGCGCAGCAAAAGAAATGGGATGTCCTGCACCTTTTTGGTTTACAGGATATTCTTTAGGAGGACAATTGGCATTATGGGGAATTAAATCAGCTTTAAATCATCCAGATCTTGCTGGTGGTGCAGTTATTTGTCCTAGTTTAGATTCTAATCGCTCTTTAACTTATTTAGAACAACATCCTGTGGGTAAATATGTGGAACAAAAAATTGCCCAAAGTTTAAAACAACTTGCTTTAAAACTTCATTCTTATCATCCTAACGATTTTGATTTGGCAGCAATTAATCGAGCAAATAGTATTAGATGTTTTGACCACGAACTAGTTATTAATAGATTAGGTTTTAGTTCAACTGAAGAATATTATGAAGCTTGTAATGCTCTTTATTTATTACCTCAATTAACTAAGCCTACTTTAATTCTTTATGCAGAAGACGATCCTTTATTTAATCCTGCTATTATTCCCGATTTAAAACAAGCTTGTGACCATAATCGAGCGATAGACTTAATCTTAACTAAATATGGTGGTCATGTTGGTTATATTAGCAATCAAACTTGTCAACAAAACTACGGCGATCGCGATTGTTGGTGGGCATGGAATCGAGTTTTAGATTGGTGCGATCAAACTGATTTTAATTAG
- a CDS encoding UTP--glucose-1-phosphate uridylyltransferase: MSQKKVRKALIPAAGFGTRLFPATKIVKKELFPIIDRDGRAKPIIMAIVEEAINAGIEEVGIVVQPEDRELFTDLFKAPPKPELFKKLSPENQKYSQYLQDLGKQITILIQTEQEGYGHAVYCAKDWVDQESFLLLLGDHVYTTNTERSCAKQMLDVYQQFEQNIIGLTIMSAEIIHKAGCVTGVWQQPNSLLKITEIYEKPSLEYARQNLKVNGMKKDEFLGVFGMYILESKIFDLLEEDINHNYRFKGEFQLTTCLDKLRQEQATLGYLVQGQYFDTGMPLFYRQTMIDFYQNSKN, from the coding sequence ATGTCTCAAAAGAAAGTCCGTAAAGCCTTAATTCCTGCTGCTGGTTTTGGTACTCGATTATTTCCAGCTACAAAAATTGTCAAAAAAGAATTGTTTCCGATTATTGATCGTGATGGACGAGCCAAACCAATTATTATGGCAATTGTAGAAGAAGCAATTAATGCAGGGATAGAAGAAGTTGGAATTGTCGTTCAACCAGAAGATCGAGAATTATTTACTGACTTGTTTAAAGCTCCACCTAAACCAGAATTATTTAAAAAATTGTCTCCTGAAAATCAGAAATACAGTCAATATTTACAAGATTTAGGTAAACAAATTACTATTCTGATTCAAACAGAACAAGAAGGATATGGTCATGCAGTTTATTGTGCTAAAGATTGGGTTGATCAAGAATCTTTTTTATTGTTACTAGGCGATCATGTTTATACAACTAATACAGAGCGTTCTTGTGCTAAACAAATGCTTGATGTTTATCAACAATTTGAACAAAATATTATTGGTTTGACGATCATGTCAGCCGAAATCATCCACAAGGCAGGTTGTGTTACTGGTGTTTGGCAACAGCCAAATTCGCTTTTAAAAATAACTGAAATATATGAAAAACCAAGTTTAGAATATGCTCGTCAAAATTTAAAAGTTAACGGAATGAAAAAGGATGAATTTTTAGGCGTATTTGGAATGTATATTCTTGAGTCAAAAATTTTTGATTTACTAGAAGAGGATATTAATCATAACTATCGATTTAAAGGAGAATTTCAGTTAACTACTTGCTTAGATAAATTACGTCAAGAGCAAGCTACACTCGGTTATTTAGTTCAAGGACAATATTTTGATACAGGAATGCCTTTGTTTTATCGTCAGACTATGATTGATTTTTATCAGAATTCTAAAAACTAA